TGTTTCTTAAATATTATATAGCCTTATTCATCCAGAAAGCAAgggttgtttaaaaaaaaagtaagggtAATTAGGGAATTAAAAAAGTTATAATTTATTCCGCTCCATCCATATCCAAACAATGGAGGGGTAGCTTTGTTCCGCTCCATTATAAATTACCCAAACAATGGAATGGAGTTCCATTCCATTATATTCCATTTCATTCTGTTCCGTTCCATTATATTTCATTCTGTTCTGCTCCGTTACGTACCATCAATTCAAACATGGCCTAACGTTTTGGATccaataaataaaataagaaaataaaatagattTCCAATAGATTTTAACGTTTTGGATCCAAAAGATTTTATTTCTCcactttttttgtcaaataaGCCCAGCCCGTACCAAAAAAGATTTACCCAAACCCTAAAAATAACCTACCTCTCCATTACCTCTACTTCTCTCACGTTCAATCCGATGGCAGCCACACTGCACATGTCTCTCAACTTCCACAGTGGACCTCCTATGCTTCTTGAAGGTGGTGTGAAGCAACTCTATCATGTCTAGTTCCAGATCTACTTCTCCTCCCTCTCTCTAGTCTCTATAGTCTAAATCTTCTTCACTTTTGGATTTATTCACAAGATTAGTGGACTGAGACTCTTCAGGGAGAAGGAAGGACTTACGGCGGAGCGCGGTGGAGAAGGAGACTAGAGTAAAAAACTTTTCTGCCATTTAGCATGGGCATTTTACAAAAAAACTTAAGTCACTCGTAACCGCCAACCGACCGGTTTACAACGGTCCATGCGGTTTGACTCTGATTCTTGTCTTAGGCGATTTCGTGGTTGCTTCAGACCGGCTTGGGTCTGGTTCTTGATTCTACCGGTTGAACCACCTGATCTGGTCCAATTCTGATAACCAtgttaacaactaacatttccttataaaaaaaactgataTTCCTCTTTTGTACTTATACTGTAGAGAGATCCACAAGAGAGATCTAGCTTGCTCAGAGAATGAACGTGGGTATGATTTTCCCATAACTAAACCCCTAAAAATCAAATTGAAATTTGTTTGAAAAATCATTAAAGTTTATTTCCAATTTTCCCAAAACATGAGATTAATTAACACTTAATgcagattaaaaaaaatgacaattgatcacgggttgtctaaatgacctagtgaaagtttgagttaaataactcatcatccaatcacattggagatatgtgagttggaatttctacattttatttattaatttatttccaactcacttatcttcaatgtgattggatgatgagttatttaacctaaATTTTCACATGGGTCTTTTAGATAACCCCATTGATGACCGGTTAAACAAAGGAATCTAAATTTGAACCTCTTTTTTAGGGGTCCATATTAGGGAAACCCAAAATAATGCAAGTTTCCTTAATTTTAAAGCTTATGCTcgaatttaccaaaaaaatatttagttgAGTTGAGAATAAGAAACATGAAGCACAACCTGGCAGCTAAGACGTTATCCTTTCCCCAATTCAAGTCAAATCGGATAATGCCACGTTGGAATCACGTATCTCCAGCCATCAGATATGGGCGTTCTGTAGCCACAAATTTCTCATGTGGCTCATCAGTCATATATCACAACATAACATAGCCAGCCCTTTAGCTAGCAACGAAGCACAAGGAAGGAAGAGAGATTGATTCAACACTTCTGTATTTCCATTTCAACTTCAAATGGCAACAACTGTGATGACTACTCTCCCTCAATTCAGTGGCCTTAGACCCAAATTTTCAGCAACACCTGTGCAGAATTTGGTAAGCATTAAGCAGTAGAACCCTTTCATAATTATGTATAGATTTGAATTGTAAATGAGTTTtgcttattttaattttcttctctCTACTTGGGTGTGTACTCACTGCAGGTTACTGTCCAACCCATGAGGCGTAAGGGAAATGGTGCTTTGGGAGCTCGCTGTGACTTCATTGGCTCACCCACTAATCTGGTAGCttggaattaattaattaattttcccaTTCATGATCAGTTTAGGTTGAGCCAactcaaataatatattttttttgaatttcaaataatATTCAATTAAACTTTATGattaatttttgttaattagattATGGTAGCTTCTACAACCCTGATGCTGTTTGCTGGAAGGTTTGGATTAGCCCCGTCAGCAAATAGGAAAGCCACTGCAGGGCTAAAGCTGGAGGTGAGGGACTCAGGCTTGCAGACTGGTGACCCAGCCGGGTTCACACTTGCTGATACGTTGGCCTGTGGAACTGTTGGTCACATCATTGGGGTTGGGGTTGTGCTTGGTCTTAAGAACATAGGCTCACTGTAAAATTATTGGAACTATGTGGTAATTGAATGTATCTGAATGTAATCAATTTCATTTCATGTCCTTTATTTTTCACTTCACTAAGGCTGAACCTTTAGTCTATATATATCTCAACTCTAATCTCTATTCCACTCACTCTGGCCACTAACACGTATCATGGTTAGAATTGACCATCCCAATAGCGAATTTTCAGATAATCACGAGCCAAAATTTTGCTGCAAATTAGATATGAATTTTTAAGGTGGTTTCTATCTAAACTTAACTGCCAATCTTTAAGATGGTTAGATAAGATCACCAATTTGTTAACAACTTATTGTAATCTGTATATGTTTGTATATCAGTAAAATACATATTTCACTTTATCAACATGATATCAAGAGCCGTTTTGGGTTAACCGCATAATCAATCTCTTCCCATTTCCATTGCTAACTCAACCATCTCTGATTCCCCTCAtgttgaatttaaatttatttctaaATTAATCTCTGAATAATACTCAATGCCTCCAACTAACTTACCTAGTATACATAACTCCAACACCTTCTCCAAGCCAACACTTTAGAAGGCTATGTTATTTGAACCACATCGTGCCCTTTCAAGACCATTGAAAATATATGGTACTGAAGCTCACATCATTCCAGCTGATGAACGGACATTGGTGTTACCAAGACAACTATGAGTCTCTTTGTTTGTTAAATGCTTGCAGTCTAGAAGCGCAAATCGTTATGACCTTTGTGATATCCTTTGATGCACGGTAAAAACAGCAAAAGGCGTTTCTGCTAAGTCATGTGCTTGAACCATGTCTCTCAAGGAAAGACTTCCTTCCATTATCAAATGAATGTTTAGtgtttggactgggcgagacctccATCCCTAAGAAGGGCTCGTCCCGGGGCGGTCAGAGGCACATGGGCACCCACAACAGGGGTAAGGGAATGGACTTCAAGAAATAGAGTATAGTGATTTTAAGTGACCGCCATAAGGCGTTTATGTTGgagttgattgcaatgtaagtctcacattgctaatgaaggagaaaaaaaaatcaagttatacatcttggagaagtcccacatcgcttagattagtgagggatGAGAGGGTTCAAGACTATATATATGGATCTcaggctccttgtttcaacaaaCCAAAACACCAATGATGTAGCACctaaaaacactttaagtttatatttgtgttttcgttttctcttatgctcttgtgtttagagtattgtgagatgtagttcaaatatttactttggacaGTGTGGGTGTACTAGGGTCATGGGgaggttgagagtgaagtctatgtgttgtaacaattttcacatagtgtttattctttggttgtcggttttgacaacggccgtggtttttctccggttttggagtttccacgttatattcttgtgttgttgattgcgcttCGGGTTTACATTACTTCTTCAGCTatgttatttcctaacagtggtatcagagatTCTGGTTCGATGGATATCACTTTGTGTGGTACTGCGAAGGCGCTGAAGAAGTATGACATTGTGAAGTGCCGTTTTAGGAGGTTCTGGTTGGGAACCAACCTGGTGCATGGTTTACAGTCGGTCTGCAACTGCGATGATGCTGTAATGGAcgagttgatgcaatcatgatTACACAAGGCGTTCTGGGCATGAAACTGTCCAGGTGGCACACGGGCATTAGTTGATATggatgcaaggtgtgtggtggtagcgtgcgggcattggttggcattgatgcaaggtacgtggttatgtcgatggctgatgaacttccggagaaagccaacatggaagttgcaccataaattttcagcaaggtttcggCATGTGAAAATTcttagttccaagtgaagaaaattttttggatggtttagttccaagtgtagtgtactcttttatggtggagtatgataatttaatttgttgatatatatacaatgAGAACTATGTTTGTCGGTGAAGACAATGATTGTCGGTGTAGAcaatgaagattgaagaccattacaatcaaggtggagattgttggggttgatcacaatgtaagtcccacattgctaatgagggagaaaaaatatcaagttatgcatcttggagaagtcccacatcgcttagattagtgagggatAGGAGGgttcaagactatatatagggatctcaggcTCCaagtttcaacacaccaaaacaccaatgatgtagcacctgaaaacactttaagtttatatttatgttttcgttttctcttatgctcttgtgtttagagtattgtgagatgtagttcaaatatttactttggagagtgcgGGTGTACTTGGGTCATGGGGtagttgagagtgaagtctatgtgttgtaacaattttcacatagtgtttattctctggttgtcggttttgacaacgaccgtggtttttctccggttttggagtttccacgttatattcttgtgttgttgattgcgctcctggtttattttatttcttcagctgtgttatttcctaacagttTAACATTATGTAAGGGAGCTGGGCCGAGAGTACCAAGGTCCAACTAGCCCAATTAGCTTAGAAATTGGGGTTTAGGGGTTTTCTTGTACAACCCCTATAAAAGGGAACTTTGACATTTATTTAAAAATGGCTAGGTTATTACCTCACCCAGTGTCCATGATTTTTTGCGTAAGGTACACTCTCATTATAAGAAAACTTGTTATCAAAAACTTTTGACCATTTCTGATGGTCACAAGGTTGACTGTAAATTCTCTTCCAAGAATCTATATTGGTCGTTCTCCTTGAGCTCTGCGGCGATGCTTAGACGTAGTTTGCCAGAGAGTGTAGTGGTGTTGACCACGAACGTAGGGGGAGTACGTATAAAAAAGACTCTAACGCACAAGTTAGTGTGTGAGCAAGGAGAGAATCCACGAGTCTTAGAAGAACTTAAATAATGATAAGAAtgaataacatgttatgtaaaaTAACGATAGAACCTGTATTGATAAGGTCGGTATCTATTTTTAGTGTCTCTACACATGTAAGGGAAGTCCTTTAACTGGAGCTTTCGAACCAATGGTTAATTTGGTGTCGTCATGCATTAAGTGTTTTGTCTCGACCCTTTGTGAGGCCGCTTGGAAATTTTTCCAATTGGATTGGGATGGTCCGTTCTTGAATAAGATAGTGCAGCCCATTTGGTGTCTGAATAAGAGCATACCCTTGTGAGTAGGGTGGGATACCGTCAGGCCTTATTGCTTAGGGCTGACCGGAGCAAGAGCTCTCCAACTTGGCATGTATTGACATGGAGTTTAGGGCTATTTTCTAGTTATTGTCcacttattttaattaattaattagggCATTTTAGTCGTTTTCCATGCAATTAGGACTTATTTCATGCATATTTGTATTGTTACGTTAATTTAGTACTTTAATAGATTGATTAGATTCTGTTAAtggtttttattgatttttgatAAAAGATGAGGATATCTAAAGAGGATTGAAGGTAGATTTGGAATATAATGAGATTTGAAatgaaaatcaaaacaaaattgGAAGATAAGGTTATTTGAAAACAGTAGGTGTCGTGTGGCAATTCAATTGTTGTTTTTCGACATAAACGGGGTCCTTTCTAGTGGGGTAGACGTTTGGTTATTTTGTGGGTGAATGTTTAGGTGTTTTGAGAGGTTTTTCTCATAGTGCTCGAGCTTTTGTTGACTACGTTACTGTACCCATATTGAGAGGGGATGTTTCTCAACActctattattatatatatatatatatatatatatatttctcttttAAAATAAGGTTATTTGTAAAAAAGATCAAAGAAAGATTTCACTAAAGTGATGTGGCTGCTACTTCCACgggttttttttctcttatcaCAAACATCTGTTGATGATCCCACATGTTCTGGTCTAAAGTCTATTAATGGATAGCAAGCACACCagataaaccctagcagagctaaaaGAATATAAGTGATGTAAGATGAAGGAATAATCTCATTAATCATCAAAACGGTCCTCAGTACAAGGTAAGGACATCCCCTTTTATAGTGGAAGTACTCCTTATCTAGAATATTCTTGGATTTGGGCCTTACATACAAGGCCCAAATCCCAATGTAAAATAAGACAAATACATATACCATCAACATGAATAAGACAAAGTAGGCTTGGGCCCACATCTGTACACTGGGACCTACACCCTTACCATGTGTCCAGTTGCTACCTTAGGTCCTCGCCCAAAGGGTATTAATCTTTACTGGGCGGGCCTATGGGCTCGTACTAGCCCGTCCGGTCCACATgcccacaagacatgaagctTCAATCTTTTAGAGGCTGAAATGTCTTCTGGTTTTAACAACGGAGTTGCACCGCCACTGTACGTAATGGCTCGCCTagcccacaagacatgaagctTCAATTTTTTAGAGGCTGAAATGTCTTTGGTGGTCGCCCCTTAACTTCACCCGCCGACCTCTATTCAGACATCGTTTTGTATAACACGCGTTGCATCGTGACCAAGAAATTACCATCATTAGCATTTAACTGTTGCTGTCCTTT
This is a stretch of genomic DNA from Lotus japonicus ecotype B-129 chromosome 1, LjGifu_v1.2. It encodes these proteins:
- the LOC130715501 gene encoding photosystem I reaction center subunit psaK, chloroplastic, coding for MATTVMTTLPQFSGLRPKFSATPVQNLVTVQPMRRKGNGALGARCDFIGSPTNLIMVASTTLMLFAGRFGLAPSANRKATAGLKLEVRDSGLQTGDPAGFTLADTLACGTVGHIIGVGVVLGLKNIGSL